Genomic window (Rhodothermales bacterium):
CCCCTGGGCGGCAGCCCAAAGGCCAGCATCATGCGAAGCGTCAGGAGGCAGTGGTTAAGTGTACCTCTAGCCGTTTTACCGATAATTATCGACGGTAGATCAAAGTCCTTAAGAAGGTCGACCAGGGCATATCGGCTGGTGATAGGCACCATGAGGCCACCTCCTTCAACTACGACAAACTTGCCTTGCTGGCGTAGTTCTGCGTAGGCCTCCCAGACACGCTCCATGTCTACAGGTTTATGCTCTACCTGGCTGGCCACGTAGGGGGATGCCAGCGTTTCGTAGGATACGGGACTGAGGAGCCGTTTGGGGAGCGTGACGCCGATTCGCCGGAGCAGATCGGTGGCGCGTTCCACCGATCCACCGGTCGATATCGGGGTGAGCAACGTGGCGTCGATGCCCATTTCGCGTAGGAGACCAACCAGGCCTACCCCTATGATGGTTTTACCGACATCACGGTCTGTACCAACGAGGAAAAGTCCATCTGCCATAGAGGTGCGGGGGCCCGGCATGTGGCATGCGCCGGTACATCATTACGTCTGGGAGTGGGCCCTACGGGATTCGAACCTGTGACCTCTCGCGTGTGAGGCGAGCGCTCTAACCGCTGAGCTAAGAGCCCGGAATGTAGCCATCACGGGAGTCGGACCTGCCGCAGGCACGTCTGGTCCCATTTGGAAGCACCACAAACCCCGATGCAATCGTGCAAGTTTCGCTATCGATGGAAAAGAACG
Coding sequences:
- the bioD gene encoding dethiobiotin synthase, which translates into the protein MADGLFLVGTDRDVGKTIIGVGLVGLLREMGIDATLLTPISTGGSVERATDLLRRIGVTLPKRLLSPVSYETLASPYVASQVEHKPVDMERVWEAYAELRQQGKFVVVEGGGLMVPITSRYALVDLLKDFDLPSIIIGKTARGTLNHCLLTLRMMLAFGLPPRGFILNGFGQFGDGFAESLNPDVLEELTAPLKVLAVLEWRPEYQENPEAFIRALKQQDRIVSLLEELTNTSFQNPARDY